The following proteins are encoded in a genomic region of Thermocrinis sp.:
- a CDS encoding hemolysin family protein, whose amino-acid sequence MEVLGLITSVVFFIILEGLFAGSEIALVKTDRSKVLALYRKTKYEFLKDFYDNPEDYITLTMLGYTISIVFASTLYTLIVLNLAKRFEFLSGLEVLFSATLVIFTLMFGEFIPKSLFHKHADRVLIPSVWMLSKLKKVLLPILKIVRVVSKYISKKLEKLSKENISRKDLLSMIEDLSKEEEIQLVVKLLSAKDTLLSEVLRPIHEVVMINENLTVEQAVAEIKKSGYKRLPVYRSRVDDIIGYVDLFDLVPVYGKGLSIREFIRPVAVFPEFASVEHALKTFTKAKEGLGIVVDELGVVLGIITVDDISAFFMGGLGTEELQEDRVKEIEKDKWIVDGRLQIEDLERLLSAPLPEGPYSTVAGLIAYQLKRVPSKGESISIGQVRFKVVQSNGKRVQKVMVEKVSS is encoded by the coding sequence ATGGAGGTGTTAGGACTAATAACCAGTGTGGTGTTTTTCATAATACTGGAGGGGCTTTTTGCGGGCTCTGAAATAGCTCTTGTAAAAACCGACAGAAGTAAAGTGTTGGCTCTTTACAGAAAGACAAAGTATGAGTTTTTAAAGGATTTTTACGATAACCCAGAGGATTACATAACCCTTACTATGCTTGGATACACGATCAGCATAGTTTTTGCTTCTACTCTATACACTCTTATAGTATTAAACTTGGCAAAGCGCTTTGAATTTCTTTCAGGGCTTGAGGTGCTTTTTTCTGCCACTCTTGTGATCTTCACCCTTATGTTTGGAGAGTTTATACCTAAGAGTCTCTTTCATAAGCATGCGGATAGAGTACTCATCCCCAGCGTGTGGATGCTGAGCAAACTAAAAAAAGTTTTATTGCCCATTCTTAAGATCGTTAGAGTTGTAAGTAAATACATAAGCAAAAAACTGGAGAAACTATCAAAGGAGAACATTTCCCGTAAAGACCTTTTGTCTATGATTGAAGACCTTTCAAAAGAAGAGGAAATTCAATTAGTAGTTAAGCTCCTTTCTGCAAAGGATACTCTTCTTTCTGAAGTGCTAAGACCTATCCACGAGGTAGTTATGATAAACGAAAACCTTACAGTCGAGCAGGCTGTAGCTGAGATAAAAAAGAGCGGCTACAAAAGGCTACCCGTATACAGAAGTAGGGTAGATGACATAATAGGTTACGTGGATCTTTTCGATTTAGTTCCGGTATACGGAAAGGGATTAAGCATAAGAGAGTTTATAAGACCTGTGGCGGTGTTTCCAGAGTTTGCTTCTGTGGAGCATGCTTTGAAAACCTTTACGAAAGCAAAGGAAGGTTTGGGAATAGTAGTGGATGAGCTGGGAGTTGTTTTAGGCATAATTACTGTTGATGATATATCTGCGTTCTTTATGGGCGGTTTGGGTACTGAAGAGCTTCAAGAGGACAGGGTTAAAGAGATAGAAAAGGATAAGTGGATAGTGGATGGAAGGCTGCAAATAGAAGATTTGGAGCGTCTTTTGTCTGCACCCCTTCCTGAAGGTCCTTACAGTACTGTAGCAGGACTGATTGCATACCAACTAAAAAGAGTTCCAAGCAAAGGAGAATCTATCAGCATAGGCCAGGTTAGGTTTAAAGTGGTTCAATCTAACGGAAAGAGAGTGCAAAAGGTTATGGTTGAGAAGGTTTCTTCTTAA
- a CDS encoding TerC family protein — protein sequence MIELGWIIFGFVVLLALFLDLFVFHKNPHKISIKESLLLSAFWIGVGLAFSVYVYYYKGPQSFLEYITGYSLEKALSLDNIFVFILIFSYFKVPEEFRHKVLFWGVLGAIIFRAIFIFAGIELIKLFHWVIYVFGIILIASAVKLLITEEKEFHPEETVVYKLAKRIIPLSPNYSDGRFFIKEKGKVYSTPLFLSLLFVESSDIMFAIDSVPAILAISKDPFIVYTSNIFAILGLRSLYFAASAILPLFHFLHYGLSFILGFIGVKMLISDFYKIPVFVSLLLLFSAVFLSVVASLLVKKKPSQP from the coding sequence ATGATTGAGTTGGGTTGGATTATATTCGGATTTGTTGTTTTGCTTGCTCTGTTTTTAGATCTTTTTGTCTTTCATAAAAACCCACACAAAATTTCCATAAAAGAGTCCCTGCTACTTTCTGCCTTCTGGATAGGTGTGGGATTGGCTTTTTCTGTGTATGTGTATTACTACAAAGGCCCCCAAAGCTTCTTGGAATACATTACTGGCTACTCTTTGGAGAAAGCCTTAAGCTTAGACAACATATTTGTTTTCATACTGATCTTTTCTTACTTTAAAGTTCCCGAAGAGTTCAGGCACAAGGTGCTCTTTTGGGGTGTGCTTGGGGCCATAATCTTCAGAGCCATTTTTATATTTGCAGGCATAGAGCTAATAAAACTTTTTCACTGGGTAATATACGTCTTTGGTATAATCCTAATTGCTTCTGCAGTGAAGCTCTTGATAACTGAGGAGAAGGAGTTTCATCCGGAGGAAACTGTAGTCTACAAGCTGGCAAAGAGGATAATACCTCTAAGTCCAAATTACAGCGATGGAAGGTTTTTTATCAAAGAAAAGGGAAAAGTGTATTCCACTCCCCTTTTCTTATCCCTTCTTTTTGTAGAAAGCTCAGACATTATGTTTGCAATAGACTCAGTGCCGGCTATCCTGGCCATTTCAAAGGATCCATTTATAGTATACACATCTAACATCTTTGCCATACTGGGACTTAGGTCTCTATACTTTGCTGCCTCTGCCATACTTCCCCTTTTTCACTTTCTACACTACGGGCTTTCCTTTATCCTTGGCTTTATAGGCGTGAAAATGCTTATATCGGACTTTTACAAAATACCTGTGTTTGTTTCTTTGCTTTTATTATTCAGCGCAGTGTTCTTGTCTGTTGTTGCGTCCCTTTTGGTTAAGAAGAAACCTTCTCAACCATAA
- a CDS encoding bifunctional phosphoglucose/phosphomannose isomerase translates to MKAKEWLNAMPSQFGTYDVDVISVEDYKGIVFSGMGGSGIVGDVLKLLLERRGTEVPVVSLHGYELPPYAKQDWLLVAVSYSGNTEETISTVQEAMQRRLNIICVSSGGKLEEIADKEGFRFVSVPPGYAPRYAFGFMLSAVMSLFGFGRSLEKIRKNLDENKEEIKETAYNIAQVLQNYIPIVYGTPLTEPIAFRWKTQINENSKTLCYTAVLPELHHNEVVGLDNPIARNLCHFIILHDPEDHPRVIKRVEITEKIFKELGLSPVVLRGKGESLEERLMYLAYLEDWVSFYLADIYGYDPLPVKIIDRIKESLK, encoded by the coding sequence ATGAAAGCAAAAGAGTGGCTGAACGCAATGCCAAGTCAGTTTGGCACATACGATGTGGATGTTATATCCGTAGAGGATTACAAAGGTATTGTCTTTTCTGGTATGGGGGGGTCTGGAATAGTGGGGGACGTGCTAAAGCTCTTGTTGGAAAGGAGAGGGACAGAGGTTCCCGTCGTTTCACTTCACGGCTATGAGCTTCCACCTTATGCAAAACAAGATTGGCTTTTGGTGGCGGTAAGCTACAGTGGAAACACAGAAGAGACTATAAGCACTGTGCAAGAGGCTATGCAAAGAAGACTAAACATAATATGCGTCAGCTCTGGGGGAAAACTAGAAGAGATAGCGGATAAGGAAGGGTTTAGGTTCGTCTCTGTGCCACCTGGCTATGCGCCGCGTTATGCCTTTGGTTTTATGCTTTCTGCAGTTATGAGTCTTTTTGGTTTTGGTAGAAGTTTGGAAAAGATAAGGAAGAACTTGGATGAGAATAAAGAAGAGATAAAGGAAACCGCTTACAACATAGCGCAGGTTTTGCAGAACTACATTCCCATAGTTTACGGCACACCTCTAACGGAGCCCATCGCCTTTAGATGGAAGACTCAGATAAACGAAAACTCAAAGACCCTCTGTTATACCGCAGTCCTTCCAGAGCTTCATCACAACGAAGTGGTAGGTTTAGATAATCCCATTGCCAGAAACCTGTGCCATTTTATAATACTCCATGATCCAGAGGACCATCCAAGGGTTATAAAGAGGGTAGAGATAACGGAGAAGATCTTTAAAGAGCTTGGTTTATCTCCGGTAGTTCTGCGAGGAAAAGGTGAAAGTTTGGAAGAAAGGCTTATGTATCTTGCCTATTTGGAAGATTGGGTAAGCTTTTATCTGGCTGATATATACGGATACGACCCCCTACCAGTTAAAATAATAGACCGTATAAAGGAAAGCCTTAAATGA
- a CDS encoding sulfite oxidase-like oxidoreductase: MKRKVVSQINLREDRLPPGQKWISAPIVYDIVDALPDWDLSEYRFKVWGQVSKPLELSYDELLSLPAVELVADFHCVTRWSVKDIVWEGVQTKTILSMVEPTQEAKFVLVHCLEGYTTNIPIEYLFEEDSILAYKMYGKPIPKRHGFPLRLVVPKLYAWKSAKYVWGLEILKEDVPGFWERRGYNMRGDPWREERYW; the protein is encoded by the coding sequence ATGAAAAGAAAGGTAGTTAGTCAGATAAATCTGCGAGAGGATAGATTGCCTCCTGGGCAAAAGTGGATCTCTGCGCCTATAGTTTATGACATTGTAGATGCTCTGCCAGATTGGGACCTTTCCGAGTATAGGTTCAAGGTGTGGGGACAGGTGAGCAAACCTTTAGAGCTTTCTTACGATGAGCTTTTGAGTTTGCCTGCAGTAGAGCTTGTGGCAGACTTTCACTGCGTTACCCGGTGGAGTGTAAAGGATATAGTCTGGGAAGGTGTGCAAACAAAAACTATTCTGAGTATGGTAGAACCTACTCAAGAGGCTAAGTTTGTTTTGGTCCATTGCTTGGAGGGATATACCACCAACATACCAATAGAATACCTTTTTGAAGAAGACAGTATATTAGCCTACAAAATGTATGGCAAACCCATTCCAAAAAGGCACGGCTTCCCTTTAAGGCTTGTGGTTCCCAAGCTCTATGCTTGGAAGAGTGCTAAGTACGTTTGGGGGCTTGAGATTCTTAAAGAAGACGTGCCAGGCTTTTGGGAAAGAAGAGGCTACAATATGAGAGGAGACCCTTGGAGAGAGGAAAGGTATTGGTAA
- a CDS encoding pseudouridine synthase: MERGKVLVRLNAFLSMCGIASRRKADQLILEGRVKVNGITVREFGWRIDPQKDVVEVDGKPVKPQRYRYIALYKPCCYLTALGTSKEGKRTIQELIKDIPERLYPAGRLDYNAEGLLILTNDGQLANRIMHPRYKLPKTYQVLVKGKVSAETLESMKRGAELEDGFAKPVSARILRYEKDNTLLEVVFTEGRKHIVKRFTAHFGHKVLKLRRTAIGPIKLGKLSPGKWRDLSKEEVMALKKAVKMLN; the protein is encoded by the coding sequence TTGGAGAGAGGAAAGGTATTGGTAAGATTGAATGCCTTTTTATCTATGTGTGGTATTGCGTCCAGAAGAAAGGCAGACCAGCTTATTCTTGAAGGTAGGGTAAAAGTCAATGGCATAACAGTTAGAGAGTTTGGTTGGAGAATAGATCCTCAAAAGGATGTGGTAGAAGTAGACGGGAAGCCTGTAAAGCCTCAAAGGTATAGATACATAGCCCTTTACAAGCCTTGCTGTTATCTTACCGCTCTGGGCACATCAAAGGAAGGCAAAAGGACTATTCAAGAGCTCATAAAGGATATTCCAGAAAGGCTCTATCCTGCAGGAAGGCTTGACTACAACGCAGAAGGCCTTTTGATCCTTACCAACGATGGACAGCTAGCAAACAGGATAATGCACCCGCGCTACAAACTTCCGAAAACCTATCAAGTTTTGGTAAAGGGAAAGGTAAGTGCAGAAACCTTAGAATCTATGAAAAGGGGAGCAGAGCTGGAGGACGGTTTTGCAAAACCAGTTAGCGCTCGCATACTCAGATACGAGAAGGATAACACCCTTTTGGAAGTCGTCTTTACAGAAGGAAGAAAGCATATCGTAAAGAGATTTACCGCCCACTTTGGACACAAAGTTTTGAAACTCAGAAGGACCGCCATAGGACCGATAAAGCTTGGAAAGTTAAGCCCAGGAAAGTGGAGGGACCTTTCAAAAGAGGAAGTAATGGCTCTCAAAAAAGCTGTTAAAATGCTAAACTGA
- a CDS encoding thioredoxin family protein, producing the protein MESVLKFLFFVVAFVVFLRLGLKLYVLKKAKTKEGMMVESLSDGVLYFYSQRCGACKAMEPHIEALAKELEVKKLDVFSEEGQNQAKKFGVMATPTTVLVKNGKVHKVFVGIVSADKILKEFKL; encoded by the coding sequence ATGGAAAGCGTGCTGAAGTTTTTATTTTTTGTGGTGGCTTTTGTGGTTTTCCTAAGGCTTGGTCTAAAGCTTTACGTGTTAAAAAAGGCAAAGACTAAGGAAGGTATGATGGTAGAAAGCCTTAGCGATGGCGTGCTTTACTTTTACTCTCAGAGGTGTGGAGCATGCAAAGCTATGGAACCTCATATAGAGGCCCTTGCTAAAGAGCTGGAGGTCAAAAAGCTTGATGTCTTCTCAGAAGAAGGGCAAAACCAAGCAAAGAAATTTGGAGTGATGGCCACACCTACCACTGTGCTTGTAAAGAACGGTAAAGTGCATAAGGTTTTTGTAGGCATAGTTAGCGCAGACAAAATCCTCAAAGAATTTAAGCTCTGA
- a CDS encoding bifunctional (p)ppGpp synthetase/guanosine-3',5'-bis(diphosphate) 3'-pyrophosphohydrolase translates to MQALLSKKVEKLLSLVEEKDRDEVLKAIEFLEERHAGQNRASGEPYVIHPLEAAIIVAEMGLGKESIISALLHDVLEDTQTSYEEIKKLFGETVANIVDGVTKIGKYKFKDVSSERVENYRKLLLATAKDIRVLLVKLADRLHNMRTLQHLPKEKQIRIAKETMEIYVPLANRLGIWRIKTELEDLCFSFLYPKEYEKVKEFVKENKSKLEEYLKRSFIPKLKEALKKYNVEAEITYRPKHLYGIWQKTLKKGIKLEDVHDILGVRVIVNTVEECYLVLGIIHNIFTPIPGKFDDYISLPKPNLYQSLHTAVFGPKGKVVEVQIRTWEMHERAEKGVAAHWAYKEAINPKDNTVYSWLKGLVENLKGSKNPQEVLENIKLELFSEEVFVFTPKGDLVVLPKGATPVDFAYHIHTDVGNHCAGAKVNGRIVPLDYKLQNGDQVEIITSPTKKPNPEWLKFVITSKAKSRIKAYLKELEKEKWIEDGKQTLDLLSKKLNIDKQVLLNQIKNAEDIQKDEEVYLMIGSGKLSKERIYQILGLRRTEPKERLEKVGGTQVQLEGIERVMYQIAKCCNPLPGDEILGVVSKGKGLIIHLANCPNLQHIKNHFPERVVKVNWTSTKEKYSVPLRLWVKDRVGILGEVATTLARLNANILQSVTKSLQTGEAVMEFVVELNSLEHLNKVIGALKELEGVEKVSRIIRA, encoded by the coding sequence ATGCAGGCTCTTCTGTCCAAAAAAGTAGAAAAACTCTTGAGTTTGGTAGAGGAAAAGGACAGGGATGAGGTTCTGAAGGCTATAGAATTTTTGGAAGAGAGGCACGCGGGACAGAACAGGGCTTCTGGAGAGCCTTACGTGATCCATCCACTGGAAGCGGCAATCATAGTGGCAGAGATGGGTTTAGGAAAAGAATCAATAATATCCGCCTTGCTCCATGATGTTTTAGAAGACACGCAAACTTCGTACGAAGAGATAAAAAAGCTCTTTGGGGAAACAGTGGCAAACATAGTGGATGGTGTGACAAAAATAGGAAAGTACAAGTTTAAGGACGTAAGCTCGGAAAGGGTGGAAAATTACAGGAAATTACTTCTGGCAACGGCAAAAGACATAAGGGTTTTGTTGGTAAAGCTTGCGGACAGATTGCACAACATGAGAACTCTTCAACACCTTCCAAAGGAAAAGCAGATAAGGATAGCAAAGGAAACCATGGAAATATACGTACCTTTGGCAAACAGGTTGGGTATTTGGCGTATAAAGACAGAGCTTGAAGACCTGTGCTTTAGTTTTCTCTATCCAAAGGAGTATGAAAAGGTCAAGGAGTTTGTGAAAGAAAACAAAAGCAAACTTGAAGAGTATCTGAAAAGATCTTTCATCCCAAAGCTAAAGGAAGCTCTTAAAAAATACAACGTTGAGGCGGAGATAACCTACAGACCAAAGCATTTGTATGGCATATGGCAAAAAACCTTGAAAAAGGGTATAAAGTTAGAGGACGTGCATGATATCCTGGGCGTTCGTGTTATCGTCAATACAGTGGAGGAGTGCTATTTGGTGCTTGGTATAATTCACAACATCTTTACACCCATTCCAGGAAAGTTTGACGATTACATATCCTTGCCAAAACCAAATCTTTATCAATCTTTGCATACGGCGGTCTTTGGTCCAAAGGGGAAGGTTGTAGAAGTGCAAATAAGAACTTGGGAGATGCACGAAAGAGCCGAAAAGGGTGTTGCAGCCCACTGGGCTTACAAAGAAGCTATCAACCCAAAGGACAATACGGTTTATAGTTGGCTAAAAGGTTTGGTGGAGAACCTAAAGGGTAGCAAAAACCCGCAGGAAGTTTTAGAAAACATAAAGTTAGAGCTCTTTTCGGAAGAAGTTTTCGTATTCACTCCTAAGGGAGACCTTGTAGTACTCCCAAAGGGTGCCACTCCGGTGGATTTTGCCTATCACATCCACACGGACGTAGGAAATCACTGTGCAGGGGCAAAGGTAAACGGAAGGATCGTACCTTTGGACTACAAGCTTCAAAACGGAGACCAGGTGGAAATAATCACCAGCCCCACAAAAAAACCAAACCCAGAATGGCTAAAGTTCGTAATCACGTCAAAGGCAAAAAGCAGAATAAAGGCTTACCTTAAGGAGTTAGAAAAGGAAAAGTGGATAGAAGATGGAAAACAGACTTTGGACCTTTTATCCAAAAAGTTAAACATAGATAAGCAGGTTTTGCTAAACCAGATAAAAAACGCCGAAGACATACAAAAAGACGAAGAAGTATATCTGATGATCGGAAGTGGTAAGTTGAGTAAGGAGAGAATTTACCAAATACTTGGTTTGAGAAGGACCGAACCTAAGGAGAGGTTAGAAAAAGTCGGTGGCACACAGGTCCAATTAGAGGGAATAGAGAGGGTCATGTATCAAATAGCAAAGTGCTGTAATCCACTACCTGGTGATGAAATCTTGGGTGTTGTTTCAAAGGGTAAGGGTTTGATAATCCACTTAGCCAACTGTCCAAACCTGCAGCACATCAAAAATCACTTTCCAGAGAGGGTGGTAAAGGTAAATTGGACGAGCACTAAAGAAAAATACAGCGTACCACTTCGTCTGTGGGTAAAAGACAGAGTGGGCATTCTTGGAGAGGTGGCTACCACTTTGGCAAGGCTAAACGCAAACATCCTTCAGTCTGTTACTAAAAGCCTACAAACAGGCGAAGCGGTGATGGAGTTTGTAGTAGAGCTAAACAGTTTGGAGCATCTAAACAAAGTAATCGGAGCGCTAAAGGAGTTGGAAGGGGTAGAGAAGGTAAGTAGGATTATCAGAGCTTAA
- the hslV gene encoding ATP-dependent protease subunit HslV: MTTVLAVRKDGNTVMGSDGQVTLGSSVLKHGARKVRKIYNNKVIVGFAGAAADGLALMERLENKLEEFRGNLLRACVELGKEWRMDRALRRLDAVLLAADLNNIFVVSGTGDVIEPDEPVIAIGSGGDYARACALALYKHTNLSAEEIVKESLLIASKICIYTNQTFFLEKLP, from the coding sequence ATGACTACAGTTTTGGCAGTCAGAAAAGACGGCAACACCGTTATGGGCTCGGATGGACAGGTAACTTTGGGATCCTCTGTGCTAAAGCACGGTGCGAGAAAGGTTAGAAAGATATACAACAACAAAGTTATAGTAGGTTTTGCAGGAGCCGCGGCTGACGGGCTTGCTTTGATGGAAAGGCTGGAGAATAAGTTGGAGGAATTTAGGGGTAACTTGCTCAGGGCTTGTGTGGAACTTGGTAAGGAGTGGAGGATGGATAGGGCTTTGAGAAGGTTGGATGCGGTGCTCTTGGCAGCAGACCTAAACAATATCTTTGTGGTTTCTGGAACTGGGGACGTGATAGAACCGGATGAGCCAGTTATAGCCATAGGCTCCGGCGGAGATTACGCTCGGGCTTGTGCTTTGGCACTCTACAAGCACACCAACCTTTCTGCAGAGGAGATAGTGAAAGAGTCTCTCCTGATAGCCTCCAAAATATGCATATACACCAATCAAACCTTCTTTTTGGAAAAGCTACCCTAA
- the rpmF gene encoding 50S ribosomal protein L32 gives MAVPKRRTSNWRRDQRRAQNFFSKVKPRALAECPNCGELIMPHRVCPYCGYYKGREVISMQ, from the coding sequence ATGGCGGTTCCTAAGAGAAGGACTTCCAACTGGAGAAGGGATCAAAGAAGGGCCCAAAATTTCTTTTCTAAGGTCAAGCCCAGAGCTTTGGCAGAGTGTCCAAACTGTGGAGAGTTAATTATGCCCCACAGAGTCTGTCCTTACTGCGGTTATTACAAAGGAAGGGAAGTTATAAGCATGCAATGA
- the plsX gene encoding phosphate acyltransferase PlsX: MNKIRIAVDCMGGDYAPEEIVKGCILAYKEFGIESYLVGDRDAILRILKREGVKENGLKVVHAEDKVEMNEPASVVLKKKNSSLYVAGMLVRRGEADGLVSAGNTGAVLTVGKFVVGAEEEVERPTIGVVLPNPEGKTVLLDVGANVDCKPKHLLQFAVIGHTYAEEILGIKNPRVGLLSIGEEEGKGNELVKETYPLLKASKLNFLGNAEGRDIYAGTFDVIVCDGFVGNVILKASESLGFAVLQMIKEEVKKSLLARIGALLMKPALNNFKKKADFAEYGGIPLLGAKKPVIITHGRANAKAIKNAIKVANEFLVHHLNEKLRENLVKLIPEEVKV, translated from the coding sequence ATGAACAAAATCAGAATAGCAGTGGATTGTATGGGAGGGGATTATGCCCCCGAGGAAATAGTCAAAGGTTGTATTCTAGCTTATAAAGAGTTTGGCATAGAAAGTTATCTGGTAGGGGATAGGGATGCTATACTTCGTATACTTAAAAGGGAGGGAGTTAAAGAAAACGGTCTAAAAGTGGTGCATGCAGAGGATAAGGTTGAGATGAACGAGCCTGCTTCTGTGGTTTTGAAAAAAAAGAACTCTTCTCTTTACGTTGCAGGAATGCTCGTAAGAAGGGGGGAAGCAGACGGCTTGGTCTCTGCTGGAAATACGGGGGCAGTGCTAACGGTTGGGAAGTTTGTGGTAGGCGCTGAGGAAGAAGTAGAAAGACCCACCATAGGAGTAGTTTTACCCAACCCTGAGGGTAAAACTGTCCTTCTGGATGTGGGGGCAAACGTGGATTGTAAACCAAAACACCTTCTTCAGTTTGCCGTAATAGGACACACTTACGCAGAGGAAATACTGGGTATAAAAAATCCGAGGGTTGGACTGTTGAGCATAGGGGAAGAGGAGGGTAAAGGAAACGAGCTTGTAAAAGAAACCTATCCATTGCTAAAGGCTTCAAAGCTCAATTTTCTGGGTAACGCAGAGGGCAGGGATATATACGCTGGGACCTTTGATGTGATTGTGTGCGACGGTTTTGTGGGGAACGTAATACTCAAGGCGAGTGAAAGTTTAGGTTTTGCAGTTCTGCAAATGATAAAGGAAGAGGTCAAAAAGAGCCTTCTGGCAAGAATAGGCGCCCTTCTGATGAAGCCTGCACTGAACAACTTCAAAAAAAAGGCGGATTTTGCAGAATACGGGGGCATACCCCTTCTCGGTGCCAAAAAGCCCGTAATAATAACCCATGGTAGGGCAAACGCAAAGGCTATAAAAAATGCCATAAAGGTGGCCAACGAATTCCTAGTTCATCACCTTAACGAAAAACTAAGGGAAAACCTGGTAAAACTGATACCAGAAGAGGTTAAGGTCTAA
- a CDS encoding beta-ketoacyl-ACP synthase III, with protein MGITLQGFGFYVPPDVLSNFDLEKMVDTSDEWITSRTGIKERRIAKNETLLDMAEKASRMALEDAKVEPEDVDAIVFATITPHFTFPASACLLQNRLGCKNSFAFDISAACSGFLYGLEVAKGLIMGGSAKKVLLVGAEKLSEIINWQDRSTCVLFGDGAGAVLISSEGEGEILASLMRSDGEVWDILYAEKCGYISMKGRELFKLAVRSMEEVCRQVVSMAGLRVEEVDLVIPHQANIRIMEALAEKLGIPMQKVYSNIHKYGNTSAASIPIAMAEAYREGKLKRGDKVLMTAMGGGLTWGATLIKF; from the coding sequence ATGGGTATAACGCTTCAGGGTTTTGGCTTTTATGTTCCGCCAGATGTGCTAAGCAACTTCGACTTAGAGAAAATGGTTGATACTTCCGACGAGTGGATAACCAGCAGAACAGGTATAAAAGAAAGAAGAATAGCCAAAAACGAGACCCTTCTTGACATGGCCGAAAAAGCCAGTAGAATGGCTTTAGAAGATGCAAAAGTAGAGCCTGAGGATGTAGATGCCATAGTGTTTGCAACCATAACACCACACTTTACCTTCCCAGCTTCTGCCTGTCTATTACAAAATAGGCTTGGATGTAAGAATAGCTTTGCCTTTGATATTTCCGCAGCTTGCAGTGGTTTTCTGTATGGATTGGAGGTTGCCAAAGGTCTGATAATGGGAGGAAGTGCTAAGAAGGTTCTGTTGGTTGGTGCTGAAAAACTTTCAGAAATCATCAATTGGCAAGACAGGAGCACGTGTGTTCTCTTTGGTGATGGCGCAGGTGCGGTGCTTATTTCGTCGGAAGGGGAAGGGGAAATTTTAGCTTCCCTAATGAGGTCAGACGGAGAAGTATGGGATATACTTTACGCAGAAAAGTGCGGATACATAAGCATGAAAGGTAGAGAATTGTTTAAGCTGGCGGTTAGAAGCATGGAAGAAGTTTGTAGGCAAGTTGTGTCTATGGCAGGTCTTAGAGTGGAAGAGGTAGACTTGGTAATACCCCATCAGGCAAACATAAGAATAATGGAGGCTTTGGCGGAAAAGCTTGGCATTCCCATGCAAAAAGTTTATTCAAACATCCACAAATACGGTAATACCAGCGCCGCTTCCATTCCTATAGCTATGGCAGAAGCCTATCGGGAGGGTAAGCTTAAAAGGGGTGACAAGGTTTTGATGACAGCTATGGGTGGTGGTTTGACTTGGGGTGCTACACTGATAAAGTTTTGA